In the Cucurbita pepo subsp. pepo cultivar mu-cu-16 unplaced genomic scaffold, ASM280686v2 Cp4.1_scaffold000973, whole genome shotgun sequence genome, CTCATAGACTTTTACCTAAGTTGACATGGACATCGTCATCGACTTTAATATAAAACTCAGCATCCCACAAAGCAACAGCAGTAGCAAAATAAGTTTTTGTCTTGGCTGACAGTTCTAGATAGCCTTCAACATGATTCTGCTTTCATTATTGGAAAAAAATGCGAATGCATAAGTTGTATTGTTGCACGTAATTCTTGCATTTAGTTGAACACAACAGGGAAATAACAGCACTAccaatctcaagaaatcgttgTTAGTAAGCTCCTCTGCAGCAACAGTTTTATCAAGAATGCCACCAGATGTTGAACTAGTAACATCGAGACAGGATGAGAAACTTTCATTGATTACTTGAGTTATGTATACTCTACATAACTAAAAGATGTTCATGAGATGCTAGGTGAACATATGGCAAAGGACCATAAATGAATGCTAGCTAATTCATGGATCTTCAAAGTGTTCTGTGAATTCAGCTTCATTAATTATGCAGACTACATTATTTTCTTACCTATGTCCTATAACAAAACGTATGATTATGCCCATCTCTTCCTCcagcttctttcttttttcacctTGAAAATATTTTCCCCATTAGAACAGTTTGACactaaaataaatgttcaTGTTCCCTCAAACTAGTtgaaaacaaacataaatttataCATGGGACTATTGGTTTTCACCTTGTGGCATCCAAGTGCTACGAATCGAGTCTCTTCGCTTCCGACTGTTAAAAGCTGTATTAATTCCTATAAccataaagtatttttttctctttgaagtTGAATCATTAGTCTTTGAATTGTCCAATGTGAGAGATCCCTTTGAAGCAGATTCGTTATCTTCTAATGCAGCTGCCAATTTCCTTTCCAAATCTGCAATCGTGTGATTCAGTTCCCTGTAACCATACAGATAACTTCTATAGAACATTTGAGAAAACATAAGCACTGATAGCAGTGTTTGAAGAAACATGCGGCTTACTGGATACTGAGCTGTGTCCTTGAATTCTCACTTATGCCTGCATTGTATGCATTCTTCACCCAAAAGCATTACAGTGACACAGTAATTCCAAATTAGTGTAAAAGTTTAGTGAATTGATGAAAAGCAGATGTCTGAAAGATATACTCACACGTTCTGGACTACACTCCTCAGATTTTATCTTCCTTTGAGCATCAGCAACCCTAAAAGTTTTTGAAGTTCCTTTACCTTCTGGAACCATCCACATTCTGGGTAATGTATGAAAAGGAATGAAATCCAAGCATTGGAGTTAATAatactcaaattaaaaaaagattgatcGTAGCAGAGAGTAACGAATACGATAATAGTTTCATCAGTACTAAAATCAAAGATTATCAGCCGCCAATAGAAAATAGAACTGCAGATGAAAGTTTCCAAGCAATATAGAAATTGAAATCAGTTGAAAATCTATATCGCCAATGTGCATTATTTAGTAAACAAAACTGGGGAATTCATGGTTTAAGGCTAGAGGTATAAATGGAATCCAAACCCAAGAAAGATTAAGAGAAAGAAACCTGTTAGTGAAGAACATTCCAGCGCAAAAGCTCCCAAGACATAGGAGAAGAACCCAACTCCTAGAAAAGGCATTTCTTGAAGCAAACTCACCGCCGCCTCTGGTCTTCATCGGCATTTCCCTCCTTTCCCCAACTTAGTACACTCTACACACTTGAGATTCAAAAGAGTAAAGTAAAGTTAAAGGAATTAAATGAAGACGAACCAAGGAAAGAAACCCAGAAAGAATAGTGGAGCAGCAATTGGGAAGGTACGGCTTTGTGGGTCAAATGGATTGAAACCCCATTTGTTTACAATCGAATTCGGGTTTTATCTCCAAAGTGGAAATTGGGTCGTTTCTCCGTACACCATTAACAATGGTGTTGAGTTAAAAACTCCGATCCCGTATCGAGCACCAACAGCAGCAGTGattttgctttcattttcgGTTAGGAGTACAGCACTTGTCAATAATGATGAAGTGGGAACTTTTGAGTATATTAAAGGGATAAGGCAATTGTGTTTAACCTTGAATTGAACATTCCTTCGAGGAATAAATAAGTTTTGGTCGTCATCCATAATTTCATCCCGAATTTTCAATAAGCCACAGGGAGCAGAAATTTGTTCTTCTGCACAAAAGTGTCCCTTACATTTTAGAAAACCCATTGTCTAAAAGAAGAACACTTTTTAGGAAACGCCTCTAAATGTTTTtgcacaaaaatgaaaaaaaaaccgaaaacgtaaatttagtattttaattataaaataagggtaacagcccaagtccataGCCCAATTCAAGGGTGAACCAGATAGTCCATAGCCCAATCAAGGGTGAACCAGATAGTCCATAGCCCAATTCAAGAGTGAACCAGATAGCCCATAGCTCAAGTCCATAGCCCAATTCAAGGGTGAACTAGATAGTCCATAGCCCAATTCAAGAGTGAACCAGATAGCCCATAGCCCAAGTCCATAGCCCAATTAAAGGATGAACCAGATAGTCCATAGCCCAGTTTTGACAGTTACGGGCTATTGGCCAAATCCAATGGGCTCTGGTTGGTCCAGGTTTGAGTGGATATACGGGCCATTGGCCCAATTCAAGGGTGAACCAGTTCCGcttcttcaatcttcattgCCCGCCGTTTTCGCCTGTTGTTGAAACTTCTCTGTTTCCTGCTGGGATTTTGGAGAGGTTTTTGAAAGCACCAAAAAGAATGGAATTTGAGAAGAGGAAAGCTGCGGCCATGGCGTCACTGGGCTCAACTGAGACCGACAAATCACCTAAGGGAAGCTTGGATACCCCAATTATACCTCTTATCAACACTCTCAACAACCATCCATCTTACTTCACCACAAGTTCCTGCTCTGGTCGTATTTCAATTCTCTCTCAACCAGTCTGTAGCACCTCTGCCGCCGCCCCG is a window encoding:
- the LOC111786057 gene encoding probable beta-1,3-galactosyltransferase 2 isoform X1; protein product: MPMKTRGGGEFASRNAFSRSWVLLLCLGSFCAGMFFTNRMWMVPEGKGTSKTFRVADAQRKIKSEECSPERNAYNAGISENSRTQLSIQELNHTIADLERKLAAALEDNESASKGSLTLDNSKTNDSTSKRKKYFMVIGINTAFNSRKRRDSIRSTWMPQGEKRKKLEEEMGIIIRFVIGHSSTSGGILDKTVAAEELTNNDFLRLNHVEGYLELSAKTKTYFATAVALWDAEFYIKVDDDVHVNLATLGSTLAAHRTKPRVYIGCMKSGPVLSQKGVKYHEPEHWIFGGERNKYFRHATGQLYAISRELAKYILKNQDVLHKYANEDVSLGSWLIGLDVEHVDDKKLCCGTPPDCEVKAQSGHPCAASFDWKCSGICEPVERITEVHSRCGEDENAVWSKSF
- the LOC111786057 gene encoding probable beta-1,3-galactosyltransferase 2 isoform X2, yielding MPMKTRGGGEFASRNAFSRSWVLLLCLGSFCAGMFFTNRMWMVPEGKGTSKTFRVADAQRKIKSEECSPERNAYNAGISENSRTQLSIQELNHTIADLERKLAAALEDNESASKGSLTLDNSKTNDSTSKRKKYFMVIGINTAFNSRKRRDSIRSTWMPQGEKRKKLEEEMGIIIRFVIGHSSTSGGILDKTVAAEELTNNDFLRLNHVEGYLELSAKTKTYFATAVALWDAEFYIKVDDDVHVNLATLGSTLAAHRTKPRVYIGCMKSGPVLSQKVKYHEPEHWIFGGERNKYFRHATGQLYAISRELAKYILKNQDVLHKYANEDVSLGSWLIGLDVEHVDDKKLCCGTPPDCEVKAQSGHPCAASFDWKCSGICEPVERITEVHSRCGEDENAVWSKSF